A single Streptomyces sp. 2114.4 DNA region contains:
- a CDS encoding AIM24 family protein, protein MNQQQLSGYAPTPPAARMENHGSAMVKIAMQSGQDVFARTGSMVAYEGFVQYEPNPPAVRQMASQWLTGEGAPLMKCSGDGLLYLADYGADVVCINLDGDSLSVNGTNLLAFDAQLQWGVQRVKGMAKFAGQGLFNVGISGTGWVALTSRGTPIVVDCGRGEDETYVDPDALVAWSTNLKMKGKRSFKASSMIGRGSGEAYQLGFSGQGFVVVQPSEDSTDRLRARG, encoded by the coding sequence ATGAACCAGCAGCAGCTGTCGGGCTACGCCCCGACCCCGCCCGCCGCCCGTATGGAGAACCACGGCAGCGCCATGGTGAAGATCGCCATGCAGAGCGGCCAGGACGTCTTCGCGCGCACCGGCTCGATGGTCGCCTACGAAGGCTTCGTCCAGTACGAGCCGAACCCGCCCGCCGTCCGCCAGATGGCCTCCCAATGGCTCACCGGCGAAGGCGCACCCCTGATGAAGTGCTCCGGAGACGGTCTGCTCTACCTCGCCGACTACGGCGCCGACGTGGTCTGCATCAACCTCGACGGCGATTCGCTCTCCGTCAACGGCACCAACCTCCTCGCATTCGACGCGCAGCTCCAGTGGGGCGTGCAGCGCGTCAAGGGCATGGCGAAGTTCGCCGGCCAGGGCCTCTTCAACGTCGGGATCTCCGGCACCGGCTGGGTCGCCCTGACCTCCCGGGGCACGCCCATCGTCGTCGACTGCGGCCGCGGCGAGGACGAGACCTATGTGGACCCGGACGCCCTGGTCGCCTGGTCGACCAACCTGAAGATGAAGGGCAAGCGCAGCTTCAAGGCGTCCTCGATGATCGGGCGCGGCAGCGGCGAGGCGTACCAACTGGGCTTCTCCGGCCAGGGATTCGTCGTCGTCCAGCCCAGCGAGGACAGCACCGACCGGCTCCGGGCCCGGGGCTGA